Proteins from one Triticum aestivum cultivar Chinese Spring chromosome 7A, IWGSC CS RefSeq v2.1, whole genome shotgun sequence genomic window:
- the LOC123149353 gene encoding squamosa promoter-binding-like protein 10 isoform X1, which yields MMSGGRMNASASDDFPFGAMQPPPYVGFEHAGMLQAGGGGGGQRHQGAMMYDNFDFAAAAAAFGQFQDTPHHQMLALPPNGSGAGGLLPMAPPPMPGMQLQMPPMGMHGHGDVYPALGMVKREGGGAGDAGRIGLNLGRRTYFSPGDMMAVDRLLMRSRLGGVFGLGFGGAHHQPPRCQAEGCKADLSGAKHYHRRHKVCEYHAKASLVAAAGKQQRFCQQCSRFHVLTEFDEAKRSCRKRLAEHNRRRRKPASSSTTATSKDSAPPSKKHNAGAISSSYAADNNTALSAAKSTISSNTSAISCLQQHDQSKAAAAARPMTLTLGEPREKDDHQQQLNSAMQLHHHHQEQQHFITSLLQQNNNDGNGNSNILSCSSVCSSGLPSAGAANGEVSDQNNTSNHGGGGNNNNNMHLFEVDFM from the exons ATGATGAGCGGCGGCAGGATGAACGCGTCTGCGAGCGACGACTTCCCGTTCGGGGCAATGCAGCCGCCGCCCTACGTCGGCTTCGAGCACGCCGGCATGCTGCAGGCCGGCGGCGGAGGGGGAGGCCAGCGCCACCAGGGCGCGATGATGTACGACAACTTCGACttcgcggcggccgcggccgcctTTGGCCAGTTCCAGGACACGCCGCACCACCAGATGCTGGCGCTGCCGCCGAACGGAAGCGGCGCTGGCGGGCTGCTCCCCATGGCCCCGCCGCCCATGCCCGGGATGCAGCTGCAGATGCCGCCCATGGGCATGCACGGCCACGGCGACGTGTACCCGGCGCTCGGGATGGTGAagcgcgagggcggcggcgcgggcgacgcgggGAGGATCGGGCTCAACCTCGGCCGGCGGACCTACTTTTCCCCCGGCGACATGATGGCCGTGGACCGGCTGCTGATGCGTTCCCGCCTGGGCGGCGTGTTCGGGCTCGGGTTCGGCGGCGCGCACCACCAGCCGCCTCGGTGCCAGGCGGAGGGCTGCAAGGCGGACCTCTCCGGCGCCAAGCACTACCACCGGCGACACAAGGTGTGCGAGTACCACGCCAAGGCgtccctcgtcgccgccgccggcaagcAGCAGCGCTTCTGCCAGCAGTGCAGCAG GTTCCACGTGCTCACCGAGTTCGACGAGGCCAAGAGGAGCTGCCGGAAgaggctggccgagcacaaccgccgccggaggaagccggcgagcagcagcacgacggcaacGTCCAAGGACTCGGCGCCGCCTTCCAAGAAACACAACGCCGGTGCCATCTCCAGCTCCTATGCCGCCGACAACAACA CAGCTTTGAGCGCCGCCAAGTCGACCATCTCATCGAACACGAGCGCCATCAGCTGCCTGCAGCAGCACGACcagagcaaggcggcggcggcggcgaggccgatGACACTCACCCTCGGCGAGCCGCGGGAGAAGGACGACCACCAGCAGCAGCTCAACAGCGCcatgcagctccaccaccaccaccaggagcAGCAGCACTTCATCACCTCCCTGCTTCAGCAGAACAACAACGACGGCAACGGCAACAGCAACATCCTGTCGTGCTCCTCGGTGTGCTCCAGTGGGTTGCCATCCGCCGGGGCGGCCAACGGCGAGGTCTCCGACCAGAACAACACCAGCaaccatggcggcggcggcaacaacaacaataacatgCATCTGTTTGAGGTGGACTTCATGTAG
- the LOC123149353 gene encoding squamosa promoter-binding-like protein 10 isoform X2, protein MMSGGRMNASASDDFPFGAMQPPPYVGFEHAGMLQAGGGGGGQRHQGAMMYDNFDFAAAAAAFGQFQDTPHHQMLALPPNGSGAGGLLPMAPPPMPGMQLQMPPMGMHGHGDVYPALGMVKREGGGAGDAGRIGLNLGRRTYFSPGDMMAVDRLLMRSRLGGVFGLGFGGAHHQPPRCQAEGCKADLSGAKHYHRRHKVCEYHAKASLVAAAGKQQRFCQQCSRFHVLTEFDEAKRSCRKRLAEHNRRRRKPASSSTTATSKDSAPPSKKHNAGAISSSYAADNNTLSAAKSTISSNTSAISCLQQHDQSKAAAAARPMTLTLGEPREKDDHQQQLNSAMQLHHHHQEQQHFITSLLQQNNNDGNGNSNILSCSSVCSSGLPSAGAANGEVSDQNNTSNHGGGGNNNNNMHLFEVDFM, encoded by the exons ATGATGAGCGGCGGCAGGATGAACGCGTCTGCGAGCGACGACTTCCCGTTCGGGGCAATGCAGCCGCCGCCCTACGTCGGCTTCGAGCACGCCGGCATGCTGCAGGCCGGCGGCGGAGGGGGAGGCCAGCGCCACCAGGGCGCGATGATGTACGACAACTTCGACttcgcggcggccgcggccgcctTTGGCCAGTTCCAGGACACGCCGCACCACCAGATGCTGGCGCTGCCGCCGAACGGAAGCGGCGCTGGCGGGCTGCTCCCCATGGCCCCGCCGCCCATGCCCGGGATGCAGCTGCAGATGCCGCCCATGGGCATGCACGGCCACGGCGACGTGTACCCGGCGCTCGGGATGGTGAagcgcgagggcggcggcgcgggcgacgcgggGAGGATCGGGCTCAACCTCGGCCGGCGGACCTACTTTTCCCCCGGCGACATGATGGCCGTGGACCGGCTGCTGATGCGTTCCCGCCTGGGCGGCGTGTTCGGGCTCGGGTTCGGCGGCGCGCACCACCAGCCGCCTCGGTGCCAGGCGGAGGGCTGCAAGGCGGACCTCTCCGGCGCCAAGCACTACCACCGGCGACACAAGGTGTGCGAGTACCACGCCAAGGCgtccctcgtcgccgccgccggcaagcAGCAGCGCTTCTGCCAGCAGTGCAGCAG GTTCCACGTGCTCACCGAGTTCGACGAGGCCAAGAGGAGCTGCCGGAAgaggctggccgagcacaaccgccgccggaggaagccggcgagcagcagcacgacggcaacGTCCAAGGACTCGGCGCCGCCTTCCAAGAAACACAACGCCGGTGCCATCTCCAGCTCCTATGCCGCCGACAACAACA CTTTGAGCGCCGCCAAGTCGACCATCTCATCGAACACGAGCGCCATCAGCTGCCTGCAGCAGCACGACcagagcaaggcggcggcggcggcgaggccgatGACACTCACCCTCGGCGAGCCGCGGGAGAAGGACGACCACCAGCAGCAGCTCAACAGCGCcatgcagctccaccaccaccaccaggagcAGCAGCACTTCATCACCTCCCTGCTTCAGCAGAACAACAACGACGGCAACGGCAACAGCAACATCCTGTCGTGCTCCTCGGTGTGCTCCAGTGGGTTGCCATCCGCCGGGGCGGCCAACGGCGAGGTCTCCGACCAGAACAACACCAGCaaccatggcggcggcggcaacaacaacaataacatgCATCTGTTTGAGGTGGACTTCATGTAG